Proteins from a genomic interval of Ensifer canadensis:
- a CDS encoding DNA translocase FtsK — MRIPRTNFSQAALHDANQADYYDDPQDGALSDMPTHDVDPVDPYQLYEAPAAPRKPANQQSDATAHVGRAARLYGQGTAYAPAQVTTSTDEPLPTLSEIAGHYGDSTWESHFFLAPNVRFTRTPEREFTKRRAPSDSDSDVASEEQIASSENVVVAAEPVEAASAAIEAVAPVESPDMVDVVPVPMPAPVPEQALPSYSPSELLRVLTSQLPHWSSAPKAGAANLAPNATVAGSAIGPSLPAQSANEAPVAIAMLAAPVEPTQIVEPAAAVEAPADTRLSFLSDFAFFEFGPSTLDDGSAEAATVQPKPFVDTAVPASFTPAAVVSMPAPAPAAALIPVKAVEIRRMPPTAITSLFRVVECRPAAEVPSVPAAVVPALAEPVSIDPARDAPEPMIVPSEIASVPPVAVEPAEITSLMAEEEPVRTVATVSKAAITMPAQVSRAPSLLPPIGATERFAHADGYEFPAEDLLQEPPEGRGFFMSQEQLEQNAGLLESVLEDFGVRGEIIHVRPGPVVTLYEFEPAPGVKSSRVINLADDIARSMSALSARVAVVPGRNVIGIELPNATRETVYFRELIESVDFRKTNCKLALCLGKTIGGEPVIAELAKMPHLLVAGTTGSGKSVAINTMILSLLYRLKPEECRLIMVDPKMLELSVYDGIPHLLTPVVTDPKKAVMALKWAVREMEDRYRKMSRLGVRNIDGYNQRAAAAREKGEPVMCTVQAGFEKGTGEALFEQQEMDLAPMPYIVVIVDEMADLMMVAGKEIEGAIQRLAQMARAAGIHLIMATQRPSVDVITGTIKANFPTRISFQVTSKIDSRTILGEQGAEQLLGQGDMLHMQGGGRIARVHGPFVSDQEVEHVVAHLKTQGRPEYLETVTADEEEEEPAEEQGAVFDKTAMASEDGNELYDQAVKVVLRDKKCSTSYIQRRLGIGYNRAASLVERMEKEGLVGAANHVGKREIIHGNRDHAIAPDNDDMD, encoded by the coding sequence ATGCGTATTCCCAGGACAAACTTCTCTCAGGCAGCTTTGCATGATGCAAACCAGGCGGATTACTATGACGATCCGCAGGACGGTGCGTTGAGCGATATGCCCACCCATGACGTGGATCCAGTCGATCCCTACCAGTTGTATGAGGCGCCTGCCGCGCCTCGCAAACCAGCCAACCAGCAATCGGACGCGACGGCGCATGTCGGCCGCGCTGCCCGGCTCTATGGCCAGGGCACGGCCTATGCGCCGGCCCAGGTGACGACGTCGACCGACGAGCCGCTGCCGACCCTGTCGGAGATCGCCGGCCACTACGGCGATTCAACGTGGGAGAGCCACTTCTTCCTGGCGCCGAACGTGCGGTTCACCCGCACGCCGGAACGGGAGTTTACCAAGCGCCGCGCGCCTTCGGACAGCGACAGCGATGTCGCATCTGAGGAACAGATTGCCTCAAGCGAAAATGTCGTCGTCGCGGCAGAGCCCGTGGAAGCAGCGTCTGCGGCCATCGAAGCCGTCGCCCCCGTCGAATCGCCGGACATGGTCGATGTCGTTCCCGTGCCTATGCCCGCACCCGTGCCTGAGCAGGCCCTGCCTTCCTACAGCCCCTCCGAGCTGCTGCGCGTTCTCACGAGCCAGCTGCCGCATTGGTCGTCGGCGCCAAAGGCAGGCGCGGCCAACCTGGCGCCCAACGCTACCGTTGCTGGCTCTGCAATCGGCCCGAGCCTGCCGGCCCAGTCCGCGAACGAGGCGCCTGTGGCGATCGCAATGCTGGCTGCACCCGTTGAACCGACGCAGATAGTCGAGCCAGCGGCGGCAGTAGAAGCCCCGGCCGACACGCGTCTGTCGTTTCTGTCGGACTTCGCCTTCTTCGAGTTTGGCCCCTCCACCCTGGATGACGGATCGGCTGAGGCAGCCACCGTGCAGCCGAAGCCTTTCGTCGACACAGCGGTGCCCGCTTCCTTCACGCCCGCCGCTGTCGTGTCGATGCCGGCACCGGCACCGGCAGCGGCCCTAATTCCTGTCAAGGCGGTCGAAATCAGGCGCATGCCGCCGACGGCGATCACGTCGCTGTTCCGCGTTGTCGAATGCCGCCCGGCAGCTGAGGTGCCATCGGTGCCTGCCGCCGTTGTGCCCGCACTGGCAGAACCCGTATCGATCGACCCCGCGCGCGATGCGCCGGAGCCGATGATCGTGCCGTCGGAAATCGCATCCGTTCCACCTGTTGCGGTTGAACCGGCCGAGATCACATCGCTTATGGCCGAGGAAGAGCCTGTTCGCACCGTTGCGACAGTCTCAAAGGCGGCTATCACCATGCCCGCCCAGGTCTCGCGCGCACCTTCGCTTCTGCCGCCGATCGGCGCGACCGAGCGTTTCGCGCACGCCGACGGCTATGAATTTCCGGCCGAAGACCTGTTGCAGGAACCGCCGGAAGGCCGCGGCTTCTTCATGTCGCAGGAGCAGCTCGAACAGAATGCCGGGCTGCTCGAAAGCGTGCTCGAAGATTTCGGCGTGCGTGGCGAGATCATCCATGTCCGGCCAGGGCCGGTTGTTACGCTTTACGAATTTGAACCGGCGCCCGGCGTCAAATCCTCGCGGGTGATCAACCTGGCCGACGACATCGCCCGCTCGATGTCGGCACTATCAGCCCGTGTCGCTGTTGTGCCCGGCCGCAACGTCATCGGCATCGAACTGCCGAATGCGACGCGCGAGACGGTCTATTTCCGCGAGCTGATCGAATCCGTCGATTTCCGCAAGACGAACTGCAAGCTGGCGCTTTGCCTCGGCAAGACGATCGGTGGCGAGCCCGTCATCGCCGAACTGGCCAAGATGCCGCATCTGCTCGTTGCCGGCACCACCGGTTCGGGCAAGTCGGTGGCGATCAATACCATGATCCTGTCGCTGCTCTATCGGTTGAAGCCGGAAGAGTGCCGCCTGATCATGGTCGATCCGAAGATGCTCGAACTCTCCGTCTATGACGGCATCCCGCATCTGCTGACCCCCGTCGTCACCGATCCGAAGAAGGCCGTCATGGCGCTGAAATGGGCGGTGCGCGAGATGGAGGACCGCTATCGCAAGATGTCGCGCCTCGGCGTTCGCAATATCGACGGCTATAACCAGCGTGCTGCCGCTGCCCGCGAAAAGGGCGAGCCGGTGATGTGCACGGTCCAGGCCGGCTTCGAGAAGGGCACCGGCGAGGCGCTGTTCGAGCAGCAGGAAATGGATCTGGCGCCGATGCCCTATATCGTCGTCATCGTCGACGAGATGGCCGACCTGATGATGGTCGCCGGCAAGGAGATCGAAGGTGCTATCCAGCGGCTGGCGCAGATGGCGCGTGCTGCCGGTATCCACCTGATCATGGCGACGCAGCGCCCCTCGGTCGACGTCATCACCGGCACGATCAAGGCCAACTTCCCGACCCGTATCTCCTTCCAGGTGACGTCGAAGATCGACAGCCGCACCATCCTTGGCGAACAGGGGGCCGAACAGCTGCTCGGCCAGGGCGACATGCTGCACATGCAGGGCGGCGGGCGGATCGCCCGTGTCCACGGACCGTTCGTTTCGGACCAGGAAGTGGAGCACGTCGTCGCCCACCTGAAGACGCAAGGCAGGCCCGAATACCTCGAGACCGTTACCGCGGACGAAGAGGAAGAGGAGCCCGCGGAAGAGCAGGGCGCTGTCTTCGACAAGACGGCGATGGCCTCGGAGGACGGCAACGAACTCTACGACCAGGCCGTCAAGGTGGTGCTGCGCGACAAGAAGTGCTCGACCTCCTACATCCAGCGCCGGCTGGGTATCGGCTATAATCGTGCGGCTTCGCTCGTCGAGCGCATGGAGAAGGAGGGCCTTGTCGGCGCTGCCAACCATGTCGGCAAGCGTGAGATCATCCATGGCAATCGTGACCATGCGATTGCGCCTGATAACGACGACATGGATTGA